The following proteins are co-located in the Solirubrobacterales bacterium genome:
- a CDS encoding AMP-binding protein — MVRSLAGKLSPDLVTRPMSQLGRRVKLGRLGPLSDVPFNVRTLAEAGVIRPVRPDKLALTFRVLARWGASPAAGITGAAINHPDQAMVEDEAGTLTFAEIHRRSNALARGLAAEGVHEGDGIAIMCRNHRGFVEATLAVSKLGANGLYMNTAFASPQLAGVVEREAPVALIYDAEFGGLLEQAAEAGSEIGLRRYVSWADGDDDVTDTRLEDLIEASDDRDLDPPDESSRFVILTSGTTGTPKGAQRGQPDTLGPLAAMFSKIPLRAGELTMIAAPLFHSWGFAHFTLGLALNSTYVLRRRFDPEETLRATQDRGATALVVVPVMIQRILELAPETLDRYDLSSLRVVAASGSALPGELATKWMDTFGDNLYNLYGSTEVAWATIATPEDLRAAPGTAGRPPRGTAVRIVDVDGNDVAPGKTGRVFVGNEMAFEGYTGGGSKENMGGLLSSGDVGHFDAGGRLFIDGRDDEMIVSGGENVFPREVEDLLADHAAVDDVAVIGVEDAQFGQRLKAFVVTAPDAKLGEADIKAHVKAKLARYKVPREVV, encoded by the coding sequence ATGGTTCGCTCGCTGGCCGGCAAGCTCTCCCCGGACCTGGTGACGCGCCCGATGAGCCAGCTCGGCCGTAGGGTCAAGCTCGGCCGCCTCGGCCCTCTGAGCGACGTCCCGTTCAATGTCAGGACCCTCGCCGAGGCCGGCGTGATCCGCCCGGTGCGACCCGACAAGCTGGCCCTGACGTTCCGCGTCCTGGCCCGCTGGGGTGCCTCGCCCGCCGCCGGGATCACGGGCGCGGCGATCAATCATCCCGACCAAGCCATGGTCGAGGACGAGGCCGGCACCCTGACCTTCGCGGAAATCCACCGCCGGTCCAACGCGCTGGCCCGGGGGCTGGCCGCGGAGGGCGTGCACGAAGGCGACGGGATCGCGATCATGTGCCGGAACCATCGCGGCTTCGTGGAGGCGACGCTCGCCGTATCGAAGCTCGGAGCGAACGGCCTGTACATGAACACCGCCTTCGCCTCCCCGCAGCTCGCGGGCGTGGTGGAGCGGGAGGCGCCGGTGGCGCTGATCTACGACGCCGAGTTCGGCGGCCTGCTCGAGCAGGCCGCGGAGGCCGGCAGCGAGATCGGCCTGCGCCGCTACGTCTCTTGGGCCGACGGTGACGACGACGTGACGGACACCCGGCTCGAGGACCTGATCGAGGCGAGCGACGACCGCGACCTCGATCCGCCGGACGAGTCCAGCCGTTTCGTGATCCTGACCTCCGGGACCACTGGGACGCCGAAGGGGGCGCAGCGCGGCCAGCCCGACACGCTGGGGCCGCTGGCGGCGATGTTCTCCAAGATCCCGCTTCGGGCGGGTGAGCTGACGATGATCGCGGCCCCGCTGTTTCACTCCTGGGGGTTCGCGCACTTCACACTTGGCTTGGCGCTCAACTCCACCTACGTGCTGCGTCGCCGCTTCGACCCCGAGGAGACCTTGCGCGCCACTCAGGACAGGGGCGCCACCGCCCTAGTGGTCGTTCCGGTGATGATCCAGAGGATCTTGGAGCTGGCGCCCGAGACGCTCGACAGATACGACCTGTCCAGCCTGCGGGTGGTGGCCGCGAGCGGCTCCGCGCTCCCGGGTGAGCTCGCGACCAAGTGGATGGACACCTTCGGCGACAACCTCTACAACCTATACGGGTCCACCGAGGTGGCCTGGGCGACAATTGCGACGCCGGAGGATCTGCGCGCTGCGCCGGGCACCGCCGGCCGCCCGCCGCGCGGAACGGCGGTCCGGATCGTGGACGTTGACGGCAACGACGTCGCACCCGGAAAGACCGGCCGTGTCTTCGTCGGCAACGAGATGGCCTTCGAGGGCTACACCGGTGGGGGCAGCAAGGAGAACATGGGCGGGCTGCTGTCGTCGGGCGACGTCGGGCACTTCGACGCCGGCGGGCGCCTCTTCATCGACGGTCGCGACGACGAGATGATCGTCTCGGGCGGCGAGAACGTGTTCCCCCGCGAGGTCGAGGACCTGCTGGCCGATCACGCCGCGGTCGACGACGTCGCGGTCATCGGCGTCGAGGACGCGCAGTTCGGCCAGCGCCTGAAGGCGTTCGTCGTCACGGCGCCGGATGCGAAGCTCGGCGAGGCGGACATCAAGGCCCACGTGAAGGCGAAGCTCGCCCGCTACAAGGTGCCGCGCGAGGTCGTCTT
- the ispF gene encoding 2-C-methyl-D-erythritol 2,4-cyclodiphosphate synthase encodes MSARVGIGYDSHRFAAGRRLVLGGVEVPHEAGLEGHSDADVLTHAVIDAVLGAAGLGDLGTLFPASEERWRDAHSLDLLTVAIGNLHGRVVNVDATVICEAPRIGPHRAEMERNLAAVLSATVSVKATTNEGMGSIGRGEGIACYAVALLELD; translated from the coding sequence ATGAGCGCCCGGGTGGGGATCGGCTACGACTCCCACCGCTTCGCCGCGGGACGGCGGCTCGTGCTCGGCGGAGTCGAGGTTCCACACGAGGCCGGCCTGGAGGGCCATTCCGACGCCGACGTCCTCACGCACGCCGTGATCGACGCCGTGCTCGGGGCGGCCGGACTGGGGGACCTCGGCACGCTGTTCCCGGCGAGCGAAGAGCGCTGGCGGGATGCGCACTCCCTCGACCTGCTCACGGTTGCGATCGGCAACCTGCACGGGCGGGTGGTGAACGTCGACGCCACCGTGATCTGCGAGGCACCACGGATCGGCCCCCACCGCGCGGAAATGGAGCGCAACCTCGCCGCGGTGCTCTCGGCGACGGTGTCGGTCAAGGCAACGACCAACGAGGGCATGGGCTCGATCGGGCGTGGCGAGGGCATCGCCTGCTACGCGGTCGCGCTCCTGGAGCTCGACTGA
- a CDS encoding histidinol-phosphatase HisJ family protein: protein MLTDYHLHLRADEDDTPPERGAFTPENVERYLAAADEAGIGELGCSEHVYRFAEALEIWRHPYWERQARDDLDAYCEFVRTTRLRLGLEVDFVPGAEDRIANLVDARDFDYIVGSVHFVGDRAVDDDRYDIWGTDGDPDAIWRRYFETLAEAATSGLFDVLAHPDLVKMWGRARPHPERDPRFYYEPLVEAIAESEVAVEVSTAGLRKPVEELYPAPALAKMCVEAGAAFSLSSDAHAAGEVGHAYEQAVAAMRDWGIDQIAVFERRERRLEPLG, encoded by the coding sequence GTGCTCACCGACTACCACCTCCACCTGAGGGCGGACGAGGACGACACACCGCCGGAGCGCGGCGCGTTCACGCCCGAGAACGTAGAGCGCTATCTGGCGGCTGCCGACGAGGCGGGGATCGGGGAGCTCGGCTGCTCCGAGCACGTCTATCGGTTCGCCGAGGCGCTGGAGATCTGGCGCCATCCGTACTGGGAGCGGCAGGCGCGAGACGACCTCGACGCGTATTGCGAGTTCGTCCGCACAACCCGGCTTCGCCTCGGCCTCGAGGTCGACTTCGTACCGGGTGCCGAGGACCGAATCGCCAACCTCGTGGACGCCCGCGACTTCGACTACATCGTCGGCTCGGTCCACTTCGTGGGAGACCGGGCGGTGGACGACGACCGCTACGACATCTGGGGGACGGACGGCGACCCCGATGCCATCTGGCGTCGCTATTTCGAGACCCTGGCCGAGGCGGCGACCTCCGGCCTGTTCGACGTCCTCGCGCACCCCGACCTGGTGAAGATGTGGGGGCGCGCCAGGCCGCATCCGGAGCGCGATCCGCGCTTCTACTACGAGCCGTTGGTGGAGGCGATCGCCGAGTCCGAGGTTGCCGTCGAGGTGTCGACCGCCGGTCTGCGAAAGCCTGTCGAGGAGCTCTATCCGGCGCCGGCCCTGGCGAAGATGTGCGTCGAGGCCGGGGCTGCGTTCAGCCTCTCCTCGGACGCTCACGCCGCCGGCGAGGTGGGCCATGCCTACGAGCAGGCGGTTGCCGCGATGCGCGACTGGGGGATCGACCAGATCGCGGTCTTCGAGCGGCGCGAGCGGCGGCTGGAGCCACTCGGATGA
- the ispD gene encoding 2-C-methyl-D-erythritol 4-phosphate cytidylyltransferase produces the protein MPDRPPVSAVLAAAGSGERLGAGGPKAFVELAGRPLLEWSLGAFARAESIGPVIVALPPGIEADLSPAVTVAGGSSRSESVAAGLEQVTTEIVAVHDAARPLVTPELIDELADRLVSRPDAEGVIAAAPLTDTVKRARESRPVEGPVPRGGPTVAETVSRDHLWAAQTPQVFRTAALRKAFDTDPLRMAAATDDAMLVEVSGGKVLIHPVSAENLKVTTELDLRIAELLLSERGF, from the coding sequence CTGCCTGACCGTCCCCCAGTCTCAGCGGTCCTCGCGGCCGCCGGCTCCGGTGAGCGGCTCGGAGCCGGCGGCCCGAAGGCATTCGTTGAGCTTGCCGGCAGGCCCCTGCTCGAGTGGTCGCTCGGCGCGTTCGCGCGGGCCGAAAGCATCGGCCCCGTCATTGTCGCTCTGCCGCCCGGAATCGAAGCCGATCTGAGCCCTGCGGTGACCGTCGCCGGTGGCAGCAGCCGCTCGGAGTCGGTGGCTGCAGGGCTGGAGCAGGTGACGACGGAGATCGTCGCCGTCCACGACGCCGCCCGCCCGCTCGTCACGCCGGAGCTGATCGACGAGCTGGCCGACAGGCTTGTTTCGCGACCCGATGCCGAGGGGGTGATCGCCGCGGCCCCGCTGACCGACACCGTGAAGCGTGCCCGCGAGTCGCGCCCGGTCGAGGGACCGGTCCCGCGCGGCGGCCCGACGGTGGCTGAGACGGTCAGCCGTGATCACCTCTGGGCGGCTCAGACGCCTCAGGTCTTTCGCACGGCCGCGCTCCGCAAGGCGTTCGACACCGACCCGCTGCGGATGGCAGCCGCCACCGACGACGCGATGCTGGTCGAGGTGTCCGGCGGCAAGGTCCTGATCCACCCGGTCTCCGCCGAGAACCTCAAGGTGACCACGGAGCTGGATCTGCGAATCGCCGAGCTGTTGCTCTCCGAGCGAGGGTTTTAG